The Pirellulales bacterium genome includes the window CCTGGGCGATTTCTCATCATCGATCGAGAGCAAACTTCATGAGCCTCAAGCAGCGATTGTTGGCCCAGCTGAAGAAGTCACGGAAGTTCACGGAAGAACTGCTAACGGCCTTCAAGACGCCGCAGGAATGGACCCATCGCGTCCATCCGAATGCCAATCACGCCCTGTGGTTTGCCGGGCACATCGGCTGGGTCGACAATTTCATGATCTCGCTGATCGATCCCAGTAAGACGCGCGACGCCCCCGGGTGGGGCGAACGATTCGGCATGGGCTCGCAGCCGGTCGACGAC containing:
- a CDS encoding DinB family protein, giving the protein MSLKQRLLAQLKKSRKFTEELLTAFKTPQEWTHRVHPNANHALWFAGHIGWVDNFMISLIDPSKTRDAPGWGERFGMGSQPVDDAAAYPPVEQVLDYLSERRATFLGLLEAMDEADLDKPTPKGAPGFLPDYATLFQTAIWHEGLHSGQVTVARRALGYPNVSGR